The Candidatus Poribacteria bacterium genomic sequence ACCTGTCCGGAACCTAAAAACGGATCCAGAACAACATCTCCTTTTTCACTGGAATAATCAAGGATTTTATCTATGAGTTCTGCTGGCAATTTCGTTGGCGTTTTGACTGCACCTTGCCAATATTCTCTCTTGATTTCCCAGACATCCTCTTTGTCCTTGTAGTGTGCCGACCCACCATTTTCAGTTTTTGCGTCCTTGTCAAATCGACGATAGGGATAAAATTTTCGTTTCTCATCGTTTTTGCACAAGAAAAGACAGTGGTAGTGAGAGGTTACGTACTTACGTTTCGTAACAACACCAAACTGGTATTTCCAAATGAGGTGATTGACTGTGATAAGTTGACACTGATCAATTGCTATGAGAAGGTCTTTTAGATAGTTCCAACCGGAAAAGATGTACATACTACCAGAATCCTTTAGGACTCTTGTTGCAGCGGAAAGCCAGTCAAGCGTAAAAGCAAGATAATCCCTTCCTTCAATTTCGTTGTAACCCTGAAGGACACGATCCCCTTTTCGGTTATAGTTGTGGCGAGTCGCTTTGAAGTCGATGGCAAAGGGCGGATCCGTTATGATGAGGTCAACACATTCATCCGGCATTTCGGACATCAACGCGATGCAGTCGCCCTGCTTGATGGTGTCAATGTATTCAGGATGTTTCATTTCCTTTGCCTTTTTCCCGAAGCGCGCGTTCGGTTGCTAACGATGTGTGTACTGTCCACAATCCTTCCTCGAAGGTAGCAGCGATGTCAGCGTTTTGCTTTGGTAAATCTCGATGTATATGGTAATCCTGAGCTGGCAGACATCTATTTTCATAAACGCGTTGCACGGTCCGTTCATCACCGAAGTATTCCTTATCACGCTTGATCGCTCGATTCATAATCACAGAGGTGTCCACCTCTAACCAGACCGTAAGATTCCACCAGTGATAAAGTTCTTTCCGCAGCAAAAAGACCCCTTCAACGAGAACAATGTCAGGTGTGTCCTTGGCTACACTGTTTGGATCGATTGAAGGCATAGGATACCTCACAGCTTTAAGCGTCTCCACAAGCGTGGGATAGTCAAAAGCACACTCAAAATACTCCATGAATTCGGGCGTTTTTGGTGTCCGAAGATGTCGGGGAATTAAGAAAGCATCCATTGACAACAATTTTACGCTCATGGTCAAATCAAGACGATCCAGTTGCTTGCACACATCAACAGCGAGGGTTGACTTTCCTGCACAATCAGGCCCGCTTAGTGCAACCAATTGTGGAGCACGAGATTGTGAAGAGCAGGTCTGGATTTTCTGCGCGATGTACGCTGCGAACTCATCTTGGGACATCTGCTGATCTGCCATCTGTATTTATAATCATTCCACCTCTACGTGGCTGTTAAGATTTCGAGGAATGCTGTCATGTATCCGATGGCGTATGCGCGTCCGCGGTGTCCCCAGCCTGTATCATCGACAATGTGAGGGACATGGTCGGTAATCATGAAGCCTGTAAAGCCGACCTCTTTGAGTGTGCGCATCACGTCAAACATATCGCAATTGCCGTTGTTAACGAAGGATTCAGCGAATTTTGGGACATGCCCCTGGACATCTCGGAAATGGACGTAGAAGATTTTATCACGCTCGCCGAAGTAACGGATTGCGTCCGTAACACCCGGTCCCATCTCTGACCAGGAACCGACACAGAAGTCGAGTCCATGTATCGGGCTGTCAGCGATTTCCATTCCGCGTTTGAAACCTTCAAAGTTACGGAACAGGCGAGGCACCCCCGCAAGGGATTCCACGGGTGGATCGTCGGGATGGAGTGCGAGTTTAACGCCTGCCTCTTCTGCGACCGGTAGGATGGCGTTCATGTAGTACTCGTAATTCTCCCACATTTCGGCTTCACTGTAAACACGGCCGTGCGTTAAAGGCGCGTCTTTAACTTGCTCCATATCGAAACTGGTAACGGCGGCACCGCCTCTCCCCGGCGTGGTTCGGGAGGTTCGCCAGACTTCATTGGGCATCCAGTGGTATCCGAAAATCTCAACACCCGCCTTACCGATGTTCTGAATCGTCGTTGCCATGTTCTGAATCTGTTCGTCTCGCCCGGGCAAACCGAGCATCGCTTTGTCGTAGAATGAGACAGGCACATTCTCAAGTGCCGCTAATCGCAGTCCAGCATCTTCTACCTCTGTCCGAAGTTGAAGGATGTCCATAAACTCCCACCGCTCTGTGCCGGGAAGTTGTGCTGTGTTGAGCAGCACATCTTCGACACCGAGTTGTTTGATAAACTTCAATCGCTCTTCGCTGAGTTCACTGAATTGACCTAAACCGAGACGCATTTTCCGAGCCATGGTTACTCCTATAGACATAGCACTCCGCTGGAGTGCTTTTAAGGAAGAATTGAGTGATAAACCTATGCGGGTTCAAAATTGTTTGTCGCTATCCAATAGAATGGTGACGGGACCGTCATTAATGAGTTCCACATCCATCATTGCCTGAAAGGTGCCACCGTGTGTTGGGACGTTCTGCTGTTTTAGGATAGTGATGAACTGCTCATAAAGTGTGTTCGCGACTTCGGGACGGGCAGCGTTGATAAAACTCGGTCGCCTGCCTTTGCGGCAATCGCCGTAGAGCGTGAATTGCGAAACGACAAGGGCAGCCCCTCCGGTTTCGAGAAGTGAGCGATTCATTTTGCCTTCTTCGTCCTCAAAGATGCGCAGATTAGCGACTTTGTTAGCGATATATTCCAGTTCCGTTGCGGTATCGTCATGGGCAATGCCGAGGAAGACAAGTACCCCCACCCGGATTTCAGAGACGAGTTCACCCTCAACTTTAACACTCGCTGATTTGACACGCTGGACAACTGCTCGCATTCTTTTAATTTTCCTTGCGGATAAGTAACGGGGTTTAAGGCTTTGACGTTTTCTGTATTCAAGCCGTCCTCCACTACGTTACGGACTACTGATTAGTTCATATTGGACGGGGGGATGGACTCTGATTGCGGGATACTGCTTACATCTTTATTAATTTTTCCTTGATAATTCTCTCGATTTTTACCCTAAAAGAGCAGGTTTCCCTCATCAATCGACTGTGCTTTCTCGCCACCGAAGGTTAAGTTGAACAGGAACCCGGGTTGGCTGTTGAATCCGAGTTGAAACGCAAGTGTATTTGAGATTTCATAGCGGAACGCGAACCCAATGAGGTTGGTTACGTGTACACCTGCATACGGGAGTTCGCGTGAGAAATCAGCGACCAACCACATGTTATCTGAGACAGCGATTTCACCACCGACTTGCCAGTTAAGGGTGAAAAAATCCGTTGTTTTGAGTGCTTTTGACGTTAAGAAAATCCCAACACCGCCATGGAGTTTAAAAAGACTGCCGATCCTTTGGCTTCCTACCAAATAGGTATTGATGCCTAAAAATGGAAACCCATCGGCGGGACTATGGTCAAGGAATTCATTGTCCGAATTGAGCCGATCATCAGCGGTGAACCCAAACTGTGCATCTCCACCAACAGAAATACTGGGTAAGTTATCATTCCGATCGGGTTTGATATTATACTTGAGTCCGATGACACCGTCAAACAACGGTTGATCGTAGACGCGACGATTGATGTTTGGATCGTCAGCGGTTTCAGTAGCAGTATTATAGAAATCGTGGACAATTTTCCTCACGCCATTGCCTGTTGAAAATGTCCCTCCGAGCAGGAGATCAAGTTCGTCGCTTAAGCCGTAAGTGAATCTGACGGGTATAAGGAACGTCTCAATCTCAAGTGTCACGCGATGGAATTCCTCAAATCCACCGATATCGACCTTTTGTTTTAGATCCGGTAGTAGGTCTACCTTGCTGTACTGAAGTATCCCAAACGAAGTGCTATAGCCGCCCTTCCCCATCGGTTCTGCGGTTTGGATCGTACTGAGATGCGAAATGGCTGGCAACTGTGCCCAAAGCGGTGTCGCTGCTGTACCAATGAAAAGAACTAAGGTAAAGATAATACGAAAGAAGACTTGTGTGTGGTGCGGTTTGTTTTTTCGAGCGTGACTTGTGCGCTCAAAACTTTCTCCAGAAAAATTAGGGTACATAGATTTATCCTTTAGCGTATATCGTTTAGGACTTACGCAATTTTTTTATGAATCCCGATATATTACGTGCATCTGGCGAGGTTACAAACCTCGCCAGCGAAGGGGCTGCGTAAGTTCTGTAGTTATTTTCAAGTGCTTTGCCGAAGTGGTCTAACTCCTATTGCGATCGCGCCTCTACGCGTGCACTTTCGTCCCGTCGTCCATCAGGTCCAGGTGTATTGTCAAAAGCGGTTATGTAGTATCGCCTAAATTCGAGTGACTGCCCGACAAGAATCGGGTCTTCACCGGGGATAGTGAAGGAGCGATCTTTAGGTCCGACTGCGGGACGCGGGAGCAATTTCCCATCTGCATCCACAGTATAGAGCTGATACCCAGCGAGATCCGGTTCGGTGTTTGGTGTCCACGAGATGACTGCATCGTATTTCGTGTTAAAGAGCGAGCGCGCTAAGTAACGTACCCGAACGTTCTTCGGGGGAGCCGGTGGCACATTCGGCACTGCCGCAGTGATCGTCGTGATCGCCTCCGCTCCAAATTCATCAACGCCAGCAACACGATAGACTTTTCGAGTGCCATCGACCTTGAAATCGTTGTCAAAATAATAGAGCCTATCTCGCTTCGGTTCGGCAACTAACCTAAAACGGAGCGGTTTGTCGTCTTCGGTGTCAAGTGCAGCGTAGACACGAAAAATAGAAAAATCGTAAGGGAATTCATAGCCTTCCCAAAAGAGTTTAATAGTGAGATCCGTTGGATCACCGAGGGTTACAGTTGGCGCAGGCGGCGGAACACTCGGTGTTGCGAGAGCAGTTTTCCAGACGCGGAGCGGTTCTTCATTTTCAGTAGGTGGATTTGCTGGATCTGGGGTTTCAACACCATTGATATCAACATAAGTGATGCGATATTCGTAAGCAAGGATCCGTCCAGCCGCATCGCGCCGATCGTTTTCAAGTCCTTGCGTATCAATAAATTCATCTGCGGGGGCATCAATAGATCCAACTTGCGTGAACGCTGTGTCTGTGCCACCTGTGGAACGTCTGTAGATACGGTATGCCTTAATGCCTTCTTGTCCGGTATCGTTCCACGTGACCCGCACCTGCTTATCCCCTGCGTAGAGTGTGAGACCGTCCGGTGCACCAGAGGTCCGTAGGTTCTCAGGATCAAGGGGGTTGGCGAAATCCTCACCACCTGTGCAGGCACTAAACAGAAGAAACGCAAAGCATACAAAAAGGCTTAGCACAGCAATCTTACCGTTGAATAATCTACTGAATAGACGCATAACTTTTTTCTCCTTAAAAAGACTTACCATAACCAACGTTCTTCAGACGGGGCGAAAATCCAATCTTAAAAAGATCGTAGAAGACTTAGACTCGCGCGCCGTGTTTGAAAATCATAGTGTGGACGCAACTGGAACGAGGTATGTGGAAGTAGCAAATTTGTATTACCAGAGAGATGATTTGCGAAACTGCTGAGGCGTGTTGGTAGGATTGGTAAGTCATAAACTGAAGAGACCGATTCATCCACAGATTCTGGTGTATTCAACTGGCTATAAATTGAGAGAAGCACGGCAAGCCCTATACATCCAAAACCAACGCGCGACACGATAGTGCTGGCATTTTTTCTCGCGAGGTAGGCATCCTTGTGTGCTTGGATGTCTGCTTGGATTGCGGCGTTGAGGTAGGCATCATAACGATCTTGGGCGGAGGCGTTGAGAAAATTTCCCCCAAATTGGAGACCCATACCGGAGGCAAAGAGTGCTATTGATAACACACGTGAG encodes the following:
- a CDS encoding site-specific DNA-methyltransferase; translation: MKHPEYIDTIKQGDCIALMSEMPDECVDLIITDPPFAIDFKATRHNYNRKGDRVLQGYNEIEGRDYLAFTLDWLSAATRVLKDSGSMYIFSGWNYLKDLLIAIDQCQLITVNHLIWKYQFGVVTKRKYVTSHYHCLFLCKNDEKRKFYPYRRFDKDAKTENGGSAHYKDKEDVWEIKREYWQGAVKTPTKLPAELIDKILDYSSEKGDVVLDPFLGSGQVAVVSKMKGRHYIGFEIVPAYYEFALDRLKSGKYLITQVATNKF
- a CDS encoding mannonate dehydratase, with the translated sequence MARKMRLGLGQFSELSEERLKFIKQLGVEDVLLNTAQLPGTERWEFMDILQLRTEVEDAGLRLAALENVPVSFYDKAMLGLPGRDEQIQNMATTIQNIGKAGVEIFGYHWMPNEVWRTSRTTPGRGGAAVTSFDMEQVKDAPLTHGRVYSEAEMWENYEYYMNAILPVAEEAGVKLALHPDDPPVESLAGVPRLFRNFEGFKRGMEIADSPIHGLDFCVGSWSEMGPGVTDAIRYFGERDKIFYVHFRDVQGHVPKFAESFVNNGNCDMFDVMRTLKEVGFTGFMITDHVPHIVDDTGWGHRGRAYAIGYMTAFLEILTAT
- the dtd gene encoding D-aminoacyl-tRNA deacylase; protein product: MRAVVQRVKSASVKVEGELVSEIRVGVLVFLGIAHDDTATELEYIANKVANLRIFEDEEGKMNRSLLETGGAALVVSQFTLYGDCRKGRRPSFINAARPEVANTLYEQFITILKQQNVPTHGGTFQAMMDVELINDGPVTILLDSDKQF